From Leptospira congkakensis, one genomic window encodes:
- the flgB gene encoding flagellar basal body rod protein FlgB, which yields MFEATHFMKTQDLLERGLGAASQRRKVITDNIANADVPNFKRSEVVFESMLKRAIESEKIEKDKAVPTKITNDRHIEFFKPLDYRDAKPKTNLDYLTTMRPDGNNVDIEKEVVEANQNQMSYSLMIDRLNQNNRLLNIVMRTN from the coding sequence ATGTTTGAAGCAACACATTTCATGAAAACTCAAGACCTTTTGGAGCGTGGCCTTGGGGCAGCGAGCCAAAGGCGTAAAGTGATTACTGATAATATCGCCAATGCAGACGTTCCCAATTTTAAACGTTCGGAAGTGGTGTTTGAATCGATGCTGAAACGTGCCATCGAATCAGAAAAAATTGAAAAGGACAAAGCGGTTCCGACTAAAATCACGAACGATCGTCATATTGAATTCTTTAAACCTCTAGATTACAGGGACGCCAAACCCAAAACCAATTTGGATTATCTCACAACGATGAGACCCGATGGGAACAACGTAGACATTGAAAAAGAAGTGGTGGAAGCCAATCAAAATCAAATGAGTTACAGCCTTATGATTGATCGACTCAACCAAAACAACCGCCTTCTCAACATTGTGATGAGAACCAACTAA
- a CDS encoding helix-turn-helix domain-containing protein: MWNLTSPLIAFSAGLSLLFAWGEFLRKNTTGQTKIQGMLFLFASLFQAHTFFTATGLYQSFPHFYLVHLPFTACIGALLKRYFSELWDESPNKNKFSFWELVPAGIVTALMMPFYISSAENKIAIHSKYLAEGVPFLFQMTILIAVSPIFYAAFYVFINMVKYIRFESFKKSAHLRLVGIVVSIGTFASLVGIYTLFFHQRHGLEIVSTLIALLLIGVYLLRQKSPELWGEVQRIVIEEKKYQTSQLGGFDLETLQNRLKHLMEEEKIYRDENINLEKLAKEMDLSEHQLSEYLNLHQKKNFFQFVNHYRIRETKELFSLHPERNILTIAYDVGFPSKSTFYDAFKREVGTSPSEFRKSLKV, encoded by the coding sequence ATGTGGAATTTAACCAGTCCCCTGATTGCCTTTTCTGCTGGGCTTTCCCTCCTCTTCGCTTGGGGAGAGTTCCTAAGAAAAAATACAACAGGCCAAACCAAAATCCAAGGAATGTTATTTCTTTTTGCCTCTTTGTTCCAGGCTCATACTTTTTTTACCGCCACAGGCCTTTACCAATCCTTCCCACATTTTTATTTGGTGCATTTACCTTTCACTGCTTGTATTGGAGCCCTTCTCAAACGATATTTTTCTGAACTCTGGGATGAAAGTCCGAACAAAAACAAGTTTTCCTTTTGGGAACTTGTTCCCGCAGGCATTGTCACTGCCCTAATGATGCCTTTTTATATTTCGTCCGCCGAAAATAAAATCGCCATCCATTCGAAATATTTGGCAGAAGGAGTTCCCTTTCTATTTCAAATGACCATTCTGATTGCCGTTTCACCCATATTTTATGCGGCTTTTTACGTTTTTATAAATATGGTGAAATACATTCGTTTCGAAAGTTTCAAAAAATCGGCTCATCTTCGTTTGGTGGGAATTGTTGTAAGCATTGGAACCTTTGCAAGTTTAGTAGGGATTTATACTTTATTTTTCCACCAAAGACATGGATTGGAAATTGTATCAACTCTCATCGCCTTACTCCTCATTGGTGTTTACTTGCTTAGGCAAAAAAGTCCTGAACTTTGGGGAGAAGTGCAAAGGATTGTGATTGAGGAAAAAAAATACCAAACTTCTCAACTAGGTGGATTCGACTTAGAAACTCTACAGAACAGGCTCAAACACTTAATGGAGGAAGAAAAAATCTACCGCGATGAAAACATCAACTTAGAGAAGTTAGCCAAAGAAATGGACCTTTCCGAACACCAACTTTCCGAGTATTTGAATCTACACCAAAAGAAAAATTTCTTTCAGTTTGTGAACCATTACCGCATCCGAGAAACAAAAGAGCTTTTTTCACTACATCCAGAGAGGAATATCCTCACCATTGCCTACGATGTTGGTTTTCCTTCCAAATCCACATTTTACGACGCCTTCAAACGTGAGGTAGGGACAAGTCCTAGTGAGTTCCGAAAGTCATTAAAAGTATGA
- a CDS encoding MlaE family ABC transporter permease, whose product MDTIHRQSSFLWEGSTLEIHLPATLTASETGKDWTAFSEILKKSPPRKVTVLANHLEESDSSGISFLKLIRLECEKKRIQFVLLGLDEKFKYRLSVSEDDSKKNKDTLANSLRRSEKIGKLTIDSLLEFKYLITFTGELTVSFWRSFLHPSKIRWMDTFRVAESMGVNAFPIIAMIGFLLGLIMSFQSAIPMRRFGAEIFVANLVGLSLFRELGPLMTAFILSGRSGSAFAAELGTMKVSEEIDALTTMGLPPVQFLIIPRLVASLIMTPLLTIVFNFFGLIGGAVVLISFGFPLVTFINQVNLAVGLSDILGGLLKSYFFGMIIASIGCYRGLKTASGAGAVGESTTSAVVGSIILVSILDGIFSVLYFYLKI is encoded by the coding sequence GTGGATACCATTCATCGACAATCCTCCTTTTTGTGGGAAGGTAGCACCTTAGAAATCCACCTCCCAGCGACTCTTACTGCCAGCGAAACTGGTAAAGATTGGACAGCCTTTTCCGAAATTTTAAAAAAAAGCCCACCACGTAAAGTCACAGTCCTTGCTAATCATTTAGAAGAATCAGATTCATCCGGAATTTCTTTTTTAAAGTTAATTCGTTTAGAATGCGAAAAAAAAAGGATCCAATTCGTATTACTTGGATTAGACGAAAAGTTTAAATATCGATTGAGCGTTTCTGAGGATGATAGCAAAAAGAATAAAGACACTCTTGCGAACTCCCTTCGAAGATCCGAAAAAATCGGAAAACTTACCATCGACTCGTTGTTAGAGTTTAAATACCTGATTACTTTTACAGGGGAACTTACTGTTTCTTTTTGGCGTTCTTTTTTACATCCTTCTAAAATCCGATGGATGGATACATTTCGTGTCGCTGAATCGATGGGGGTGAATGCATTCCCCATCATCGCCATGATTGGGTTTTTACTTGGACTCATTATGTCTTTCCAATCTGCCATTCCTATGCGTCGGTTTGGGGCAGAGATTTTTGTCGCAAACCTTGTGGGTTTATCTTTATTCCGAGAACTTGGGCCGCTCATGACTGCTTTTATTTTATCAGGAAGGTCAGGATCTGCCTTTGCGGCGGAACTCGGAACCATGAAAGTTTCTGAAGAGATCGACGCACTCACAACAATGGGACTTCCGCCCGTTCAATTTCTCATTATCCCTCGTTTGGTGGCCTCTCTCATTATGACTCCACTCCTAACGATTGTTTTTAATTTTTTTGGACTGATTGGTGGGGCAGTTGTACTAATCAGCTTTGGATTTCCTCTTGTCACTTTTATCAACCAAGTGAATCTTGCGGTGGGACTTTCTGATATCTTAGGTGGGCTTTTAAAATCCTATTTTTTTGGAATGATCATTGCTTCTATCGGTTGTTACCGAGGTTTAAAAACAGCATCGGGAGCCGGTGCTGTTGGGGAATCAACCACCTCCGCTGTGGTTGGATCTATCATTCTTGTATCCATACTTGATGGAATTTTTTCCGTCTTATATTTTTATCTAAAAATATGA
- a CDS encoding VOC family protein: protein MKYLHTMIRVKDLDKALHFFVDILGLQITRRNEHPEGKFTLVFLSTGEVDAPEVELTYNWDQAEPYTTGRNFGHLAYEVDNIYETCEKIQKMGVTINRPPRDGRMAFIRSPDLISIELLQKGKPLPLLEPWVSMPSIGEW from the coding sequence ATGAAATATTTACATACAATGATTCGGGTGAAAGACTTAGACAAGGCTCTCCATTTTTTTGTGGATATCCTTGGACTCCAAATTACCAGAAGGAACGAACATCCAGAAGGAAAATTCACATTGGTATTTTTATCCACTGGAGAAGTGGATGCCCCTGAGGTTGAACTCACTTACAATTGGGACCAAGCGGAACCCTATACGACAGGAAGAAATTTTGGTCACTTGGCTTATGAAGTAGATAATATTTATGAGACCTGCGAAAAAATTCAAAAGATGGGTGTCACCATCAATCGTCCTCCTCGCGACGGCCGTATGGCTTTCATTCGGTCTCCCGATTTAATTTCTATCGAACTTTTACAAAAAGGAAAACCTTTACCATTGTTAGAACCTTGGGTCTCTATGCCAAGTATAGGTGAGTGGTAG
- a CDS encoding SDR family NAD(P)-dependent oxidoreductase: MVYDIRDKVILITGAAGGIGAACARELYANGANLVLTDISQKSLDSLASEFSKERVLAKAMDVTNWDSIKNIIKLTVATFGKLDIVFANAGISWKESAYTVFNCDESEFEKIIDVDLLGVWRTIKSSLSEVVKNKGQVVVTSSIYAFTNGMCNAPYATSKAGIEMLSRSLRAELSGKGASASVLYPGWITTPLTDGVFGGDSLTTEMREIGFPPFLRKAISPEKVATALIKGLTQRKPRIIVPTRWVPIQLFRGIVGIFSDWLLANHTRIQSLVLELESRTRK, from the coding sequence ATGGTTTATGATATTAGAGATAAAGTAATTCTAATTACAGGTGCTGCTGGCGGAATTGGAGCTGCTTGTGCCAGAGAATTGTATGCAAATGGCGCCAACCTTGTATTAACCGATATATCTCAAAAATCATTGGATTCATTGGCATCTGAGTTTTCAAAAGAACGAGTTCTCGCAAAAGCAATGGATGTAACCAATTGGGATTCCATAAAAAATATAATCAAACTTACTGTTGCCACCTTTGGAAAACTTGATATTGTTTTTGCCAATGCGGGAATCTCCTGGAAAGAATCGGCCTATACTGTTTTTAATTGCGATGAATCTGAATTTGAAAAGATCATAGACGTAGACTTACTCGGTGTTTGGCGCACCATCAAAAGTTCTTTGTCAGAGGTTGTAAAAAACAAAGGGCAAGTGGTCGTTACCTCTTCGATCTATGCATTTACAAATGGGATGTGTAATGCACCCTATGCCACCTCCAAAGCAGGGATTGAAATGTTATCGCGTTCCCTTCGAGCGGAACTCTCGGGCAAAGGTGCCAGTGCTAGCGTATTGTATCCTGGTTGGATTACGACACCGCTCACCGATGGTGTTTTTGGAGGAGACAGTTTAACAACAGAAATGCGAGAAATTGGATTTCCACCTTTCCTAAGAAAGGCAATTTCTCCTGAAAAGGTAGCGACTGCCCTTATCAAAGGATTAACTCAGAGAAAACCAAGAATCATTGTACCGACTCGTTGGGTTCCCATCCAACTATTCCGAGGGATTGTTGGGATTTTTTCTGACTGGCTTCTCGCCAATCATACTCGCATCCAATCCTTAGTTCTGGAGTTGGAGAGTAGGACTAGGAAATGA
- a CDS encoding ABC transporter ATP-binding protein, translating to MKDNPIIRVEHLTTGYGHTVVMENISFEVNRGEIFGILGGSGCGKSTVLKNMIGLTSPFSGRIWIDESDIVIAEGKKKIQIWNRIGVMYQQSALFGSMSLLENVRLPLEEFTELPLPIMNEIAMTKLKMVGLFPFAHLYPAELSGGMKKRAAIARAMAMDPEILFLDEPSAGLDPITSVELDHLIIRLSRTLGVTFVIVTHELPSVFTMADRVIVLDKATKGIIAEGKPKDLKEKSKNPFVKQFFNRIPQESSPL from the coding sequence ATGAAAGATAACCCAATCATTCGAGTAGAACATCTAACAACGGGATATGGCCATACTGTGGTTATGGAAAATATTTCTTTTGAAGTCAATCGAGGAGAAATTTTTGGAATCCTGGGTGGGTCTGGTTGTGGAAAGTCTACAGTTCTTAAAAATATGATTGGATTAACATCCCCGTTTAGCGGCCGTATATGGATTGATGAAAGTGATATCGTCATTGCAGAAGGAAAGAAAAAAATACAAATTTGGAATCGCATCGGAGTGATGTACCAACAAAGTGCTTTATTTGGTTCCATGTCTTTATTGGAAAATGTTCGGTTGCCTTTGGAAGAGTTCACGGAACTCCCATTACCTATCATGAATGAAATTGCTATGACCAAATTGAAAATGGTGGGATTGTTTCCTTTTGCTCATCTTTATCCCGCCGAACTTTCTGGTGGTATGAAAAAACGTGCCGCCATTGCTCGGGCCATGGCGATGGATCCTGAAATTTTATTTTTAGATGAACCAAGTGCAGGACTCGATCCCATTACCAGTGTGGAGTTAGATCACCTAATCATCCGTTTGTCGAGAACTTTGGGTGTTACCTTTGTGATTGTAACCCATGAATTACCTTCTGTTTTTACAATGGCAGATCGTGTGATCGTTTTGGATAAAGCCACAAAAGGAATCATTGCTGAAGGGAAACCAAAAGACCTGAAGGAAAAATCTAAAAACCCATTTGTAAAACAATTCTTTAATCGTATTCCACAGGAGAGTTCCCCGTTATGA
- the fliE gene encoding flagellar hook-basal body complex protein FliE, with protein sequence MSIDRISNISSQTYKPHSLLPQGDKVGIFRSNERHYGKTNEAKSPDEVAGTFGDALKKAFEQVNDQQVEADELTQKIVFDPNSVELHDVMIAAEKARISLTFAKTMSDGFVRAYRELTTLR encoded by the coding sequence ATGTCCATTGATCGTATTTCAAACATCAGTTCCCAAACTTACAAACCACATTCCCTACTCCCACAAGGTGATAAGGTAGGAATCTTTCGCTCCAATGAACGTCATTACGGCAAAACAAATGAAGCCAAATCTCCGGATGAAGTGGCTGGAACTTTTGGAGATGCTTTAAAGAAAGCCTTCGAACAAGTGAATGACCAACAAGTAGAAGCAGATGAATTAACACAAAAAATTGTTTTTGATCCAAACTCAGTGGAACTTCATGACGTGATGATTGCGGCAGAGAAGGCTCGGATCTCTTTGACATTTGCAAAAACAATGTCCGATGGATTTGTAAGAGCTTACCGAGAACTCACAACTCTTAGATAA
- a CDS encoding sterol desaturase family protein, whose product MRLIESIAPFYILLMLLEILYNRFKKKDHYFYEDSLADLSLGVLSRIFDGLILLGLVFVYSELYKLSWGVSFLTKIFLSPSSALHWIVLFVLLDFLFYWAHRYSHEIKVLWASHVVHHSSEEFNLSVALRQSFVRNIGIGLFYLPLALLGFPVESYLIIDALNRTYQFWVHTRAIGKLSPLYESIFVTPSHHRVHHAMNPEYIDKNYGGVFIFWDRIFGTYQEEKKEPRYGLVSQLNTYDPVTAEIHVFRDLFSDLWKTKYKWQGILSFFSYPSVRPDDLQSVMDRGVRDPKVWLNQHRWDIEIKSMASQYRRKAGNLSYRIYLFVSFLIPTAFTLYFLKRMHMFSLGEIVSVLFLLVLSFVSLGRLLEGERNWLRFEIPKYISWFVLLVYFFL is encoded by the coding sequence ATGAGACTGATTGAATCTATCGCACCTTTTTATATTCTTCTAATGTTACTTGAGATTCTTTATAATCGTTTTAAAAAAAAGGATCATTATTTTTACGAGGATTCTCTCGCCGATCTTAGTTTAGGTGTCCTCAGTCGAATCTTTGATGGTCTGATTTTACTTGGTTTGGTTTTTGTTTATAGCGAATTATACAAACTCTCTTGGGGTGTTTCTTTTCTAACCAAGATTTTTTTATCACCTTCTTCGGCTTTACATTGGATTGTTTTATTTGTTTTACTCGATTTTTTATTTTATTGGGCACATCGGTACAGCCACGAAATCAAAGTTTTGTGGGCCTCTCACGTAGTACACCATTCAAGTGAAGAGTTCAATCTATCGGTAGCCCTTCGGCAATCTTTTGTGCGAAACATTGGGATTGGTCTATTTTATTTACCTTTGGCATTACTTGGATTCCCTGTGGAATCGTATTTGATCATTGATGCACTCAATCGAACCTACCAATTTTGGGTTCATACCCGGGCCATTGGAAAACTTTCACCTTTGTATGAATCTATCTTTGTCACTCCTTCTCACCACAGAGTTCATCATGCTATGAATCCTGAATACATAGACAAAAATTATGGAGGAGTGTTTATTTTTTGGGATCGTATCTTTGGAACTTATCAAGAAGAAAAAAAAGAACCAAGGTATGGGCTTGTTTCTCAATTGAATACCTATGATCCTGTGACCGCTGAAATTCATGTATTTCGTGATTTGTTTTCTGATCTTTGGAAAACAAAATACAAATGGCAGGGAATTCTTTCCTTTTTCTCATATCCTTCTGTCAGGCCCGATGACCTTCAATCCGTAATGGATCGAGGAGTGAGAGATCCAAAAGTATGGTTGAACCAACATAGATGGGACATTGAGATAAAATCGATGGCATCACAATATAGACGTAAGGCGGGAAATCTTTCGTATAGAATTTACCTATTTGTATCTTTTCTTATTCCCACAGCATTTACTTTGTATTTTTTGAAACGAATGCATATGTTTTCTCTTGGAGAAATTGTTTCTGTATTATTTCTACTGGTTTTATCCTTTGTTTCCTTGGGTAGACTTCTAGAGGGCGAAAGAAATTGGCTTCGTTTTGAGATCCCTAAATATATTTCTTGGTTTGTGCTTTTGGTCTATTTTTTCTTATAG
- a CDS encoding MlaD family protein, whose product MNQSNKIYFKVGIFVLVSFFTLILFLIVFTAGNIFQRSVSLETYFDESVQGLDIGSPVKHRGVKVGTVQEITFVQNEYSDKLTEDTELRYGRYVLIKMSVPDFVKGVYGNDLKKTVQRMIQSGLRVRLASQGLTGTAYLEVDYLNPEKNPPLSIEWEPKTIYIPSAPSTISRFTATVDKFFDKVEKADVDKILLGVGELIRNLNQTIQEAKLGDLARESTGLLVDLRKTNTEVKALIASPETQGLPKKLDASVTQLQTTLKRLDTLLASNQGDISTSIENLRIASEDLKEVTANAKKYPSQFLFGEAPNKSKLWK is encoded by the coding sequence ATGAACCAATCCAATAAAATTTATTTTAAAGTTGGGATTTTTGTTTTGGTGAGTTTTTTCACACTCATTTTGTTTTTGATTGTGTTCACAGCTGGAAATATTTTCCAAAGATCTGTTAGTTTAGAAACCTATTTTGATGAATCTGTACAAGGATTAGACATTGGATCTCCCGTCAAACACCGTGGGGTAAAAGTAGGAACCGTCCAAGAAATCACTTTTGTTCAAAATGAATATTCAGACAAACTTACAGAAGATACCGAACTTCGGTATGGAAGATACGTTCTCATCAAAATGTCTGTCCCTGATTTTGTGAAAGGTGTTTATGGGAATGATTTAAAGAAAACTGTCCAAAGAATGATCCAAAGTGGGCTTCGTGTTCGTCTCGCCTCACAAGGATTAACGGGAACGGCATATTTAGAAGTGGATTATTTAAACCCAGAAAAAAATCCTCCTTTGTCTATTGAATGGGAACCAAAAACAATTTATATTCCTTCGGCACCAAGCACCATCTCTAGATTCACTGCAACTGTTGATAAGTTTTTTGATAAAGTAGAAAAAGCAGATGTGGATAAAATCCTTTTGGGAGTGGGAGAACTCATTCGTAACTTAAATCAAACCATCCAAGAAGCAAAACTAGGAGATTTGGCTCGCGAGTCCACGGGTCTTCTCGTAGATCTAAGAAAAACAAATACTGAAGTTAAGGCTCTCATCGCAAGTCCGGAAACGCAAGGTTTACCTAAAAAATTAGATGCCTCTGTCACTCAGTTACAAACAACATTAAAAAGACTCGATACACTTCTTGCTTCGAATCAAGGTGATATCTCCACTTCCATTGAAAATTTACGAATTGCTTCCGAAGATTTAAAAGAAGTCACAGCCAATGCTAAAAAATATCCATCTCAGTTTCTCTTCGGAGAAGCACCAAACAAGTCTAAACTCTGGAAATAA
- a CDS encoding DPP IV N-terminal domain-containing protein: MFKCFLCFFLLFGVVRCGTEKNEEVNDFFLGLALHSAFSNHGTIAFAFDPDKDDEIYLYGIKENRTINVTENVGRDLAPRWSPTGESLAFNSRRTVHGHTRPEIYTMDFPSRTVRRVTNTPAPDENQRAAWFPDSTAIVFQRGTYFAPSKLRLMKHDLNTGSETTLYEAGDKLHAAPGISPNGMNMVFQSNQDFAGTFPSRLYMMNLSNSQISNFVHPSVDLGSDADPKWSPDGKWITFTSARNGEGEYSHLYIANVETNEVSQITFGNYNDSAPDFSPNGKEIVFQSNRFTEFGLHIVSLDSKAVRYIRAGRTPVWSKKSLQELGF, encoded by the coding sequence ATGTTTAAATGTTTTTTGTGTTTTTTTTTGTTATTTGGCGTTGTTCGGTGTGGGACTGAAAAAAATGAAGAGGTGAATGATTTCTTCTTAGGATTAGCTCTTCATTCTGCTTTTTCCAATCATGGAACAATCGCCTTTGCTTTCGATCCAGATAAAGATGATGAAATTTATCTTTATGGCATAAAAGAAAATCGAACTATCAATGTAACAGAAAATGTTGGGAGAGATTTAGCTCCAAGATGGAGTCCCACAGGTGAAAGCCTTGCTTTCAATAGTCGCCGGACCGTCCACGGACACACACGACCAGAAATCTATACTATGGACTTTCCATCTCGCACAGTGCGACGTGTGACAAATACTCCTGCTCCCGACGAAAACCAACGTGCCGCTTGGTTCCCAGATTCAACGGCAATCGTGTTTCAACGAGGAACTTATTTTGCACCTTCCAAACTTAGATTGATGAAACATGATTTGAATACCGGATCTGAAACGACTCTCTATGAAGCAGGCGATAAATTACACGCTGCTCCCGGAATATCACCTAACGGAATGAATATGGTATTTCAATCGAATCAAGATTTTGCTGGAACCTTTCCCTCTCGATTGTACATGATGAATTTATCCAATTCCCAAATTTCAAACTTTGTGCATCCTAGTGTGGACTTAGGATCCGATGCCGATCCCAAGTGGTCACCTGATGGTAAATGGATTACTTTTACTTCTGCAAGAAACGGTGAAGGTGAATACAGTCATCTCTATATTGCAAATGTCGAAACGAATGAAGTTTCACAAATTACCTTTGGAAATTATAATGATTCGGCACCAGACTTTTCACCCAATGGAAAAGAGATTGTGTTCCAATCCAATCGATTTACTGAATTTGGCTTACATATCGTTTCTTTGGACTCGAAAGCAGTTCGTTACATCCGAGCCGGAAGAACCCCTGTTTGGTCGAAAAAATCTCTCCAAGAACTCGGATTTTAA
- the flgC gene encoding flagellar basal body rod protein FlgC — protein sequence MGMFDSINISATGLSAQRLRMDVISNNIANSTTTRNTNGDGPFRRDRVILTPINLRTNWKSPVYPFGVAPGEGKGVKVMKIEKDMSPLRLTYDPTHPDAIQTGPKKGYVELPNINIVTEMTDMISASRSYEANVQLINGSKAMMNKAMEIGRA from the coding sequence ATGGGAATGTTTGATTCGATTAATATATCTGCCACTGGCCTTTCTGCCCAAAGACTCCGAATGGATGTTATCTCGAATAACATTGCTAACTCGACAACCACGAGAAATACCAATGGAGATGGTCCTTTTAGACGTGACCGCGTCATCCTAACACCGATTAACTTACGAACCAATTGGAAAAGCCCTGTGTATCCTTTTGGGGTCGCTCCTGGCGAAGGCAAAGGGGTTAAGGTAATGAAAATCGAAAAGGATATGAGTCCTTTACGACTCACTTACGATCCAACCCATCCCGATGCCATCCAAACTGGCCCCAAAAAAGGATATGTGGAACTTCCGAACATCAACATTGTTACGGAGATGACAGATATGATTTCCGCTTCTCGCTCTTATGAGGCCAATGTCCAGCTCATCAACGGATCCAAAGCCATGATGAATAAGGCAATGGAAATCGGTCGGGCGTAA
- a CDS encoding sterol desaturase family protein: MFGGPVQCELVLDCITKIGFAQGILNFLRYYPIAGLAFLLFYVWRKDFFESYRIQKVYPKAEKVWKEFRQSAVTLVVFTLVAVTNITLMKAKIVPSAVYFGPVSGLSGIGYIFLSFLLITIWHETWFYWMHRFAHLKKVYPHVHSEHHQSVNPSPLAAYRFQATEAFLEAVYIVPFVMFVPIHFYVLIFHTFYAMVLNIWWHLGYEFFPKGWASHSITKWINTSTHHNLHHQKFQGNYSLYFNVWDRLMGTNFPNYETYFDQVTEERDRKLESKKEKEAELLVS, from the coding sequence ATGTTTGGTGGACCAGTTCAGTGTGAATTAGTTTTAGATTGTATAACCAAAATTGGTTTTGCACAAGGGATATTGAATTTCCTGCGTTATTACCCCATTGCAGGTTTGGCATTTCTTTTATTCTATGTTTGGCGAAAGGATTTTTTTGAATCTTATCGCATCCAAAAAGTATATCCAAAAGCAGAGAAGGTTTGGAAGGAGTTTCGCCAGTCAGCAGTCACACTCGTTGTTTTTACTTTAGTTGCTGTGACTAACATCACATTGATGAAAGCAAAAATTGTTCCGAGTGCTGTATACTTCGGACCTGTTTCAGGACTTTCTGGGATTGGATACATTTTCCTTAGTTTCCTTCTGATCACAATTTGGCATGAAACTTGGTTCTATTGGATGCACAGGTTTGCTCACTTGAAAAAAGTTTATCCTCATGTACATTCAGAACATCATCAATCTGTGAACCCGTCCCCACTGGCTGCCTACAGATTCCAAGCAACAGAAGCATTTTTAGAAGCAGTTTACATTGTTCCTTTTGTTATGTTTGTTCCGATTCATTTTTATGTTTTGATCTTCCATACTTTTTATGCGATGGTTCTGAATATTTGGTGGCATTTAGGATACGAGTTTTTTCCAAAAGGTTGGGCATCACACTCCATCACCAAGTGGATCAATACCTCCACTCACCACAACTTACACCATCAAAAATTCCAAGGGAACTACTCTCTCTACTTTAATGTTTGGGACAGGTTGATGGGAACTAATTTCCCTAATTACGAAACATACTTCGACCAAGTGACGGAAGAAAGAGATAGGAAACTGGAATCAAAAAAAGAAAAAGAAGCAGAACTCTTAGTTTCTTAA
- a CDS encoding ABC-type transport auxiliary lipoprotein, LBF_0736 family: MKTPIRLILLTGLVFFLSQCFGVSKTFPEKRFYLIETGDTKQLYSVPKPRTFVVRKVFISQRFEGKEFVYRKENAVYESDYYNGFFIPPSHNFKEELVRSLLKSGNFEWDASMHTRVAVTHFIELNLSQMYGDFRTKEPKAVIEFEVVVYEDKDSISTPVFRKTYKQIQTIEKKEPEALVLGWNLGLTNTFNELNLDLSQKLK, from the coding sequence ATGAAAACACCAATTCGTTTGATACTTTTAACTGGCCTAGTTTTTTTTCTTAGCCAATGTTTTGGTGTTAGTAAAACATTTCCTGAAAAGAGATTTTACCTAATTGAAACTGGGGACACCAAACAATTGTATTCTGTTCCAAAACCTAGAACTTTTGTTGTTAGAAAGGTTTTTATTTCCCAAAGATTCGAAGGGAAAGAGTTTGTTTATCGTAAAGAGAACGCGGTCTATGAATCCGATTATTATAATGGATTTTTTATCCCTCCTTCGCATAATTTCAAAGAAGAATTGGTTCGTTCGTTACTTAAGTCGGGGAACTTTGAATGGGATGCAAGTATGCACACTAGAGTTGCAGTCACTCATTTCATTGAACTCAATCTCTCTCAGATGTATGGAGATTTCCGGACCAAGGAACCAAAAGCGGTCATCGAATTTGAAGTGGTCGTTTATGAAGATAAAGATTCCATTTCCACACCAGTTTTTCGCAAAACATACAAACAAATCCAAACCATCGAAAAAAAAGAACCGGAAGCTTTGGTTCTTGGATGGAATTTGGGACTCACCAATACATTCAATGAATTGAATTTGGATTTGAGTCAAAAACTGAAATAG